Proteins co-encoded in one Gehongia tenuis genomic window:
- the carB gene encoding carbamoyl-phosphate synthase large subunit translates to MPRNPRIQKVLLIGSGPIVIGQAAEFDYAGTQALSVLRDEGLEVVLINSNPATIMTDGAMADKIYIEPLTLETVKRIIELEKPDSLLSTLGGQTALTLSMQLAREGFLEKHGVTLLGADPETIDRAEDRQRFKDTMTEIGQPVIPSKVVETVEDALLYAEEIGYPVIVRPAFTLGGSGGGIAGSPASLEETAMNGLRQSPITQVLIEKCISGWKEIEFEVMRDSRGNVITVCSMENFDPVGVHTGDSIVIAPAVTLSDKEYQMLRTAALQIITAMGIEGGCNCQFALRPDSFEYAVIEVNPRVSRSSALASKATGYPIAKVATRIALGYTLDEIPNAVTGRTCACFEPALDYVVVKLPKWPFDKFVYARRELGTQMKATGEVMAIAPSFEEALMKAVRGAEISLDSLSLPALHGLSDLEIETRLHEATDERLFVVYEAVKRGVPRSEIHRITKIDPWFLAKLENLAAMEKRLAALREAAEAPVPGSEAPAPGPALDGGVYLAAKKLGFPDSVIERLTGHALAAPGRPFRRPPVYKMVDTCAAEFAAETPYFYGTCGEVNEAAEYLEAHHASKKRIIVFGSGPIRIGQGIEFDYASVHCVWTLKKAGYEVVIVNNNPETVSTDFDTADRLYFEPLTPEDVWGVIETEKPYGVVVAFGGQTAIKLTRFLDEQGVNILGTPPDSIDAAEDRERFDGLLEQLRMERPEGAAVMNLAEALRAANELGYPVLMRPSYVLGGQNMIVAYSDEDIEEYMDIILMHGIENPVLIDKYLMGTEIEVDAICDGTDILIPGIMEHIERAGVHSGDSIAVYPAWNLNGEITERIVDSSRKLALGLRTRGLINIQYVIHGGEIYVIEVNPRSSRTIPYISKVTGVPMVDLATRCMLGEKLRDMGYGTGLYPSVPYVAVKVPIFSFEKLIDVDTHLGPEMKSTGEVLGIGKTLDEALYKGLLAAGYNMEKSGAILITVRDRDKNEIVDVARKYVSLGFQLYATRGTAKALGEAGIRAEVVEKIHEAERNTMTLIESGKVSYIISTSSRGRLPSRDSVKIRRKAVERAIPCLTSIDTADALANCLMSRYTPYSTELVDLNHMRRQKTKLAFTKMQGCGNDYIYFDCMDQEVFGPESLSVSLSGRHFGIGGDGVVLICPSMAADARMRMFNLDGSEGEMCGNAIRCVGKYLYDNGLVKSEEITIETLAGIKKLRLYVRGGQVVSARVNMGRAELAPAKIPVALDGENVIKRRVSVAGGEYDITCVSMGNPHAVVFMDHLNALDIEKLGPKFENDPLFPERVNTEFVTVMDENTLKMRVWERGSGETWACGTGASAAAVAAVLAGYCKRGSKITVRLKGGDLVIEYMDDGTVYMTGNCVKVYEGTIEI, encoded by the coding sequence ATGCCGAGAAACCCCAGGATTCAAAAGGTGCTCCTCATCGGCTCCGGTCCCATCGTGATCGGCCAGGCGGCGGAGTTCGACTATGCCGGGACCCAGGCCCTCAGCGTGCTTCGGGACGAGGGTCTCGAGGTGGTGCTCATCAACTCCAACCCCGCCACCATCATGACCGACGGCGCCATGGCGGACAAGATCTATATCGAGCCGCTGACCCTCGAGACGGTAAAGCGCATCATCGAGCTTGAGAAGCCGGATTCCCTTCTGTCCACCCTGGGCGGGCAGACGGCGCTCACCCTTTCCATGCAGCTGGCCAGGGAGGGCTTCCTTGAAAAGCACGGCGTGACCCTCCTCGGCGCGGACCCGGAGACCATCGACCGGGCGGAGGACCGGCAGCGCTTCAAGGACACCATGACGGAGATCGGCCAGCCGGTCATTCCCTCGAAGGTGGTGGAGACGGTGGAGGACGCTCTCCTTTATGCGGAGGAGATCGGCTATCCCGTGATCGTGCGGCCCGCCTTCACCCTGGGCGGTTCCGGCGGCGGCATCGCCGGCAGTCCGGCTTCCCTTGAAGAAACGGCCATGAACGGCCTGCGCCAGTCCCCCATCACCCAGGTCCTCATCGAGAAATGCATCTCCGGCTGGAAGGAGATCGAGTTCGAGGTCATGCGGGATAGCCGGGGCAACGTGATCACCGTGTGTTCCATGGAGAACTTCGATCCGGTGGGCGTGCACACCGGCGATTCCATCGTCATCGCCCCGGCGGTCACCCTCTCGGACAAGGAATACCAGATGCTGCGCACGGCGGCCCTTCAGATCATCACCGCCATGGGCATCGAGGGCGGCTGCAACTGCCAGTTCGCCCTCCGCCCGGACAGCTTTGAATACGCGGTGATCGAGGTGAATCCCAGGGTTTCCCGCTCCTCGGCCCTCGCCTCCAAGGCCACCGGCTATCCCATCGCCAAGGTGGCCACCCGCATCGCTCTCGGCTACACCCTGGACGAGATCCCAAACGCCGTCACCGGCAGGACCTGCGCCTGCTTCGAGCCGGCCCTGGACTACGTGGTGGTGAAGCTCCCCAAATGGCCCTTCGACAAATTCGTCTACGCCAGACGGGAGCTGGGCACCCAGATGAAGGCCACCGGCGAGGTCATGGCCATCGCGCCCTCCTTCGAGGAGGCGCTGATGAAGGCGGTGCGGGGCGCGGAGATCTCCCTCGATTCCCTGAGCCTGCCCGCCCTTCACGGGCTGTCCGATCTCGAGATTGAAACGCGCCTCCACGAGGCCACCGATGAGCGGCTGTTCGTGGTGTACGAGGCCGTCAAAAGGGGCGTGCCCCGTTCGGAGATCCATCGGATCACGAAAATTGACCCATGGTTCCTGGCAAAGCTGGAAAATCTCGCGGCCATGGAAAAACGCTTGGCCGCGCTGAGGGAGGCGGCTGAAGCCCCGGTCCCCGGCTCCGAAGCCCCCGCCCCCGGGCCCGCCCTTGACGGGGGCGTCTATCTCGCCGCCAAGAAGCTGGGCTTCCCGGACAGCGTGATCGAGCGGCTGACCGGCCATGCCCTCGCCGCGCCGGGGCGGCCCTTCCGCCGGCCCCCCGTCTACAAGATGGTGGACACCTGCGCGGCGGAGTTCGCCGCCGAGACCCCCTACTTCTACGGCACCTGCGGCGAGGTGAACGAGGCGGCCGAATACCTTGAAGCCCATCATGCCTCCAAAAAACGGATCATCGTCTTTGGGTCCGGGCCCATCCGCATCGGCCAGGGCATCGAGTTCGACTACGCCTCGGTGCACTGCGTCTGGACCTTGAAGAAGGCGGGCTATGAGGTCGTCATCGTCAACAACAACCCGGAGACGGTGTCCACCGATTTTGACACCGCCGACCGGCTGTACTTCGAACCCCTCACCCCCGAGGACGTGTGGGGCGTGATCGAGACGGAAAAGCCCTACGGCGTGGTGGTGGCCTTCGGCGGTCAGACGGCCATCAAGCTGACCCGCTTTTTGGACGAGCAGGGCGTAAACATCCTTGGCACCCCGCCGGACAGCATCGACGCCGCCGAGGACCGGGAACGGTTCGACGGGCTGCTGGAACAGCTCCGCATGGAGCGGCCGGAGGGCGCCGCGGTGATGAACCTTGCGGAGGCCCTTCGGGCGGCGAACGAACTTGGCTATCCGGTGCTCATGCGCCCCTCCTACGTCCTCGGCGGCCAGAACATGATCGTGGCCTACTCGGACGAGGACATCGAGGAGTACATGGACATCATCCTGATGCACGGCATCGAAAACCCGGTGCTCATCGACAAATACCTCATGGGCACCGAGATCGAGGTGGACGCCATCTGCGACGGCACGGACATCCTCATCCCCGGGATCATGGAGCACATCGAGCGGGCGGGCGTCCATTCCGGCGATTCCATCGCGGTGTACCCCGCCTGGAACCTCAACGGCGAGATCACCGAGCGCATCGTGGATTCCTCGAGGAAGCTGGCCCTCGGGCTCCGCACCCGGGGCCTCATCAACATCCAGTACGTGATCCACGGCGGGGAGATCTACGTGATCGAAGTGAATCCCCGCTCCTCCAGAACCATCCCCTACATCAGCAAGGTGACCGGCGTGCCCATGGTGGATCTGGCCACCCGGTGCATGCTGGGGGAAAAGCTTCGGGACATGGGCTACGGCACGGGACTGTACCCGTCGGTGCCCTACGTGGCGGTGAAGGTGCCCATCTTCTCCTTTGAGAAGCTGATCGATGTGGACACCCACCTCGGCCCGGAGATGAAATCCACCGGCGAGGTCCTCGGCATCGGCAAGACGCTGGACGAGGCCCTGTACAAGGGGCTGCTGGCCGCCGGGTACAACATGGAAAAATCCGGCGCCATCCTCATCACCGTGCGGGACCGGGACAAGAACGAGATCGTGGACGTGGCGAGAAAATATGTGTCCCTGGGCTTTCAGCTCTACGCCACCCGGGGCACGGCAAAGGCCCTGGGCGAGGCGGGCATCCGCGCCGAGGTGGTGGAGAAGATCCACGAGGCGGAGAGGAACACCATGACCCTCATTGAAAGCGGCAAGGTGAGCTACATCATCTCCACCTCCTCCCGGGGCCGGCTGCCCAGCCGGGATTCGGTGAAGATCCGGCGCAAGGCGGTGGAGCGGGCCATTCCCTGCCTCACCTCCATCGACACGGCGGACGCCCTTGCCAACTGCCTGATGAGCCGCTACACCCCCTACAGCACCGAGCTGGTGGACCTCAACCACATGCGCCGGCAAAAGACGAAGCTTGCCTTCACCAAGATGCAGGGCTGCGGCAATGACTACATCTATTTCGACTGCATGGACCAGGAGGTCTTCGGGCCCGAATCCCTGTCCGTGTCCCTGTCCGGCCGGCATTTCGGGATCGGCGGCGACGGCGTGGTGCTCATCTGCCCCTCCATGGCGGCGGACGCCAGGATGCGCATGTTCAACCTGGACGGCAGCGAGGGCGAGATGTGCGGCAACGCCATCCGCTGCGTGGGCAAGTACCTGTACGACAACGGCCTTGTCAAATCCGAGGAGATCACCATCGAGACCCTGGCCGGCATCAAGAAGCTCCGGCTCTACGTTCGGGGCGGGCAGGTGGTCTCCGCCCGGGTGAACATGGGCAGAGCGGAGCTTGCTCCGGCGAAGATCCCCGTGGCCCTTGACGGCGAGAACGTGATTAAGCGAAGGGTTTCGGTGGCCGGCGGCGAATATGATATCACCTGCGTATCCATGGGCAACCCCCACGCGGTGGTGTTCATGGACCACCTGAACGCCCTTGATATCGAGAAGCTGGGTCCAAAATTCGAGAACGACCCCCTCTTCCCCGAGCGGGTGAACACCGAATTTGTCACCGTCATGGACGAGAACACCCTCAAGATGCGGGTGTGGGAGCGGGGCAGCGGCGAGACCTGGGCCTGCGGCACCGGCGCTTCTGCGGCGGCGGTGGCGGCGGTGCTCGCCGGCTACTGCAAGCGGGGCAGCAAGATCACCGTCCGCCTGAAGGGCGGCGACCTCGTCATCGAATACATGGACGATGGCACCGTGTACATGACCGGCAACTGCGTCAAGGTCTACGAGGGCACCATCGAGATTTAA
- a CDS encoding carbamoyl phosphate synthase small subunit, whose translation MTKGYLVLENGQVFEGVRQGALDDVTGEVVFTTGMTGYLETLTDPSYYGQIVVQTFPLIGNYGVIPEDFESERPRLSGYVVRDLCAVPSNFRSEGALSGCLKEMGVPVLTGVDTREITRAIREAGVMNGRIMGEGDFRAHRRAIAAYRVERAIESVTAKQPFTEAPERPILTVVLWDFGAKANIRRELIRRGCRVITVPAHTSAIEILAQHPDGVMLTNGPGDPADNPGIIRELKRLTRSKVPIFGICMGHQLLALSQGAKTEKLKYGHRGANQPAKNTSTGRVYITSQNHGYAVVPDSIPENAYMSYVNANDGTCEGIDYEDMPAFSVQFHPEASAGPMDTSFLFDRFIDLMGGK comes from the coding sequence ATGACAAAAGGCTATCTGGTCCTGGAAAACGGCCAGGTTTTTGAAGGCGTCCGCCAGGGCGCGCTGGACGACGTGACCGGCGAGGTGGTGTTCACCACCGGCATGACCGGTTATCTGGAGACCCTCACCGATCCCAGCTACTACGGCCAGATCGTGGTGCAGACCTTCCCCCTCATCGGCAACTACGGGGTGATCCCGGAGGATTTTGAAAGCGAACGGCCCAGGCTGTCCGGCTACGTGGTGCGGGATCTGTGCGCCGTCCCCTCCAACTTCCGCAGCGAGGGAGCTCTCAGCGGCTGCCTGAAGGAGATGGGCGTGCCGGTTCTGACCGGCGTGGACACCCGCGAGATCACCCGGGCCATCCGGGAGGCGGGCGTGATGAACGGGCGCATCATGGGCGAGGGCGACTTCCGCGCCCACCGCAGGGCCATCGCCGCCTACCGGGTGGAGCGGGCCATCGAATCGGTCACGGCAAAGCAGCCCTTCACCGAAGCGCCGGAGCGCCCGATTCTCACCGTGGTGCTGTGGGATTTCGGCGCCAAGGCCAACATCCGCCGGGAGCTCATCAGGCGCGGCTGCCGGGTCATCACCGTGCCCGCCCACACCTCCGCCATCGAGATCCTGGCCCAGCACCCGGACGGCGTCATGCTCACCAACGGCCCCGGCGATCCGGCGGACAATCCGGGGATCATCCGGGAGCTGAAGCGGCTCACCCGTTCCAAGGTCCCCATCTTCGGCATCTGCATGGGCCACCAGCTGCTCGCCCTCTCCCAGGGCGCGAAAACGGAAAAGCTGAAGTACGGCCACCGCGGCGCCAATCAGCCCGCCAAGAATACGTCAACAGGTCGGGTCTACATCACCAGCCAGAACCATGGCTATGCCGTGGTCCCGGACAGCATTCCCGAGAACGCATATATGAGTTATGTAAATGCCAACGACGGCACCTGCGAGGGCATCGACTACGAGGACATGCCCGCCTTCTCGGTGCAGTTCCATCCGGAAGCGTCGGCGGGCCCCATGGATACATCGTTTCTGTTCGACCGGTTTATCGACCTGATGGGAGGGAAATGA
- the purF gene encoding amidophosphoribosyltransferase has product MKPFSKLREECGVFGAALRSGEAAGLTYNALLALQHRGQEGAGIAVAREGAVFCRKEVGLVSEVFDGRALESLGRAGLAIGHVRYSTTGQNICENTQPMVIEYLRGRIATAHNGNIVNALELKRKLTEHGCVFVGTGDTEVIATLIAYEALRAAAPSPDPGTAPADPAPSALSAPAAPDSAVEAAVVRAAKQLVGAFSLVVLTPDKVIALRDGTGFRPLCLGRSAEGYAVASESCALDSAGFTFVRDIRPGEMVVITPEGVTSRQVLPAARQGFCVFEYVYFARTDSVLDGQSVYQARYEMGRMLAAEHPANAEVVCGVPDSGLEAAAGYAAESGLPLVSGFVKNRYIGRSFIFPSQAQREAAVRLKLNPLSFNVAGKRVVLVDDSIVRGTTSRKIIASIRAAGAKEVHMRISSPPFRHACHFGTDIDDEKALIANNMTIEEVARHIGADSLGYISPAGLKTACVHGSLPLCMGCFTGEYPLFVGRHTKTQLETR; this is encoded by the coding sequence TTGAAACCATTCAGCAAGCTCCGGGAGGAATGCGGGGTCTTTGGCGCGGCCCTGAGAAGCGGCGAGGCCGCGGGCCTCACCTACAACGCCCTGCTGGCCCTGCAGCACCGGGGGCAGGAGGGCGCCGGCATCGCCGTGGCCCGGGAGGGCGCCGTCTTCTGCCGCAAGGAGGTGGGCCTGGTCTCGGAGGTCTTTGACGGGCGCGCCCTGGAATCGCTGGGCCGGGCCGGGCTGGCCATCGGCCATGTGCGCTATTCCACCACCGGCCAGAACATCTGCGAGAACACCCAGCCCATGGTCATCGAATATCTCCGCGGCCGCATCGCCACCGCCCACAACGGCAACATCGTCAACGCTCTGGAGCTGAAGCGGAAGCTCACGGAGCACGGATGCGTGTTCGTGGGCACCGGCGATACCGAGGTCATTGCCACCCTCATCGCCTATGAGGCGCTCCGGGCCGCTGCGCCCTCCCCGGACCCGGGGACCGCCCCGGCCGACCCGGCCCCCTCTGCCCTCTCCGCCCCGGCCGCCCCCGACTCCGCTGTGGAAGCGGCGGTGGTGCGGGCGGCAAAGCAGCTCGTGGGCGCCTTCTCTCTGGTGGTGCTCACGCCGGACAAAGTGATCGCCCTCAGGGACGGCACCGGCTTTCGGCCCCTTTGCCTGGGCAGGAGCGCCGAGGGATACGCCGTGGCCTCCGAGAGCTGCGCCCTCGACAGCGCCGGGTTCACCTTCGTTCGGGATATCCGGCCCGGCGAGATGGTGGTCATCACCCCGGAGGGCGTGACGAGCCGGCAGGTGCTTCCCGCGGCCCGGCAGGGCTTCTGCGTGTTTGAATACGTCTATTTCGCCCGGACCGACTCTGTGCTGGACGGTCAAAGCGTCTACCAGGCCCGCTACGAGATGGGCCGGATGCTGGCCGCCGAGCATCCGGCAAACGCCGAGGTGGTGTGCGGCGTGCCGGACAGCGGCCTGGAGGCGGCGGCGGGCTACGCCGCGGAGAGCGGCCTGCCTCTGGTATCCGGCTTCGTGAAGAACCGCTACATCGGCCGAAGCTTCATCTTCCCCTCCCAGGCCCAGCGTGAGGCGGCGGTTCGGCTCAAGCTCAACCCGCTGTCCTTCAACGTCGCAGGCAAGCGGGTGGTGCTGGTGGACGATTCCATCGTGCGGGGCACCACCTCCCGCAAAATCATCGCCAGCATCCGGGCCGCCGGCGCGAAGGAGGTCCATATGCGCATCTCCTCGCCGCCCTTCCGCCACGCCTGCCACTTCGGCACCGATATCGACGACGAGAAGGCGCTCATCGCCAACAACATGACCATCGAGGAGGTGGCCCGTCACATCGGCGCCGATTCCCTGGGCTACATCTCCCCCGCCGGGCTCAAGACGGCCTGCGTCCACGGGAGCCTGCCCCTTTGCATGGGCTGTTTCACCGGCGAATATCCCCTGTTTGTGGGGCGCCACACCAAAACTCAGCTTGAAACGAGGTGA
- a CDS encoding ANTAR domain-containing response regulator, translated as MDRVLVVSGTEKGHRFFAELMAAHGDYRLRGAGSGAEARRILAEDSFDQVIVNAPLPDEFGHDLALRAAEATAAGVILVVRGELADEVAARVEDFGVFVIAKPISRALFYQALRLTQAAHKRVMGLRTENEKLQVKIEEIRLVDRAKCVLIQVLGFTESEAHHYIEKQAMDLRLPRREIAERILRTYES; from the coding sequence ATGGACCGGGTTTTGGTGGTGTCCGGCACGGAAAAGGGACACCGGTTCTTTGCCGAGCTCATGGCCGCCCACGGCGACTACCGGCTCCGCGGGGCGGGCAGCGGCGCCGAGGCCCGGCGCATACTGGCCGAGGACAGCTTCGACCAGGTGATCGTGAACGCCCCCCTCCCCGACGAATTCGGTCACGACCTGGCTCTCCGGGCGGCGGAAGCCACCGCCGCCGGGGTGATCCTGGTGGTGAGAGGCGAGCTGGCCGACGAGGTGGCCGCCCGGGTGGAGGATTTCGGCGTGTTCGTGATCGCCAAGCCCATCAGCCGCGCCCTGTTCTATCAGGCGCTGCGGCTGACCCAGGCGGCCCACAAGCGGGTGATGGGCCTGCGTACGGAGAACGAAAAGCTGCAGGTGAAGATCGAGGAGATTCGGCTGGTGGACCGGGCCAAATGCGTGCTCATTCAGGTGCTGGGATTCACCGAATCGGAAGCCCATCACTACATCGAGAAGCAGGCCATGGATCTTCGGCTCCCCCGGCGGGAGATCGCCGAGCGGATCCTCAGGACCTACGAAAGCTGA
- a CDS encoding glutamine synthetase family protein: MKTTASEVIAFVRENDVKFIRLAFCDIFGTQKNISIMPSELERALEGGVSFDAAAIRGFRSDTSDLMLKPDPGTLSVLPWRPSQGRVIRFFCNVITPKGGPFTGDTRALLSREVERAQRMGLTCRIGPECEFYLFRLDEDGDPTLIPHDRGGYADVAPKDRGENVRREICLTLEEMGIAPEASHHEQGPGQNEIDFRYSGALTAADNLITLRTVVKNIAARNGLYASFMPKPLPDVSGSGLHVNLSLAKNGLNIFRNGPFEHSKDAESFIAGVLARARETAAFLNPLTNSYRRLGILEAPSHVAWAHGMRDELIRIPAAEGEYARMELRSPDPAMNPYLGFALILRAGLDGIEAGLPLPAPASGEEYLPKTLGEALTIAEESAFVKSAIPPDVLAEYLAAKRREAEHILAADPEAAERALYFEEI; this comes from the coding sequence ATGAAAACCACCGCTTCGGAAGTCATCGCCTTTGTCCGGGAGAACGACGTGAAGTTCATCCGTCTCGCCTTCTGCGACATCTTCGGCACCCAAAAGAACATCTCCATCATGCCCTCGGAGCTGGAGCGGGCCCTGGAGGGCGGCGTCAGCTTCGACGCCGCGGCCATCCGGGGTTTTCGGAGCGACACGTCGGACCTCATGCTGAAACCGGATCCCGGCACCCTGTCCGTGCTGCCCTGGCGGCCGTCCCAGGGGCGGGTGATCCGGTTTTTTTGTAACGTGATAACTCCGAAGGGCGGCCCCTTCACCGGCGACACCCGTGCGCTCCTGTCCCGGGAGGTGGAGCGCGCCCAGCGGATGGGTCTCACCTGCCGGATCGGCCCGGAATGCGAGTTCTACCTGTTCCGCCTGGACGAGGATGGCGATCCCACGCTGATCCCCCACGACCGGGGCGGTTACGCCGATGTGGCGCCGAAGGACCGGGGCGAGAACGTGCGGCGGGAGATCTGCCTCACCCTGGAGGAAATGGGCATCGCGCCGGAGGCCTCCCATCACGAGCAGGGCCCCGGCCAAAACGAGATCGATTTTCGCTACAGCGGCGCTCTCACCGCCGCCGACAACCTCATCACCCTGAGAACGGTGGTGAAGAACATCGCCGCCCGAAACGGCCTTTACGCCTCCTTCATGCCCAAGCCCCTTCCCGATGTCAGCGGTTCCGGCCTGCATGTGAACCTGTCGCTGGCCAAGAACGGCCTCAATATCTTCCGGAACGGCCCCTTCGAGCATTCGAAGGACGCGGAGAGCTTCATCGCCGGCGTTCTTGCCCGTGCCCGGGAGACGGCTGCCTTCCTCAATCCCCTGACCAACTCCTACCGAAGGCTGGGGATTTTGGAGGCGCCCAGCCACGTGGCCTGGGCTCATGGGATGCGGGACGAACTCATCCGCATCCCGGCGGCGGAGGGTGAATACGCGAGGATGGAGCTAAGAAGCCCGGACCCCGCCATGAATCCCTACCTCGGCTTCGCCCTCATTCTGCGGGCGGGCCTTGACGGCATCGAGGCGGGCCTGCCTCTTCCCGCGCCGGCAAGCGGCGAGGAATATCTTCCAAAGACTCTGGGCGAAGCTCTCACCATCGCCGAGGAAAGCGCTTTCGTTAAGTCTGCGATTCCCCCGGACGTGCTGGCCGAATACCTCGCGGCAAAGCGGCGGGAGGCGGAGCACATTCTCGCCGCCGATCCCGAGGCGGCGGAGCGGGCGCTCTACTTCGAGGAGATCTGA
- a CDS encoding GltB/FmdC/FwdC-like GXGXG domain-containing protein, giving the protein MKIDGNGMHFQALNDKIRTSPDRDIEVVHLLGQRYIASGLSGKNLTLRGTPGNALGSYLDGGAIEVFGNAQDGLGDTMNDGEIIVHGRCGDAAGYAMRGGRILIEGDVGYRAGIHMKAYRDKVPVLVVGGRAGSFLGEYQAGGLILVLGLGSSEPPVGDFCASGMHGGAICLRTKTLPKLPAQVNVHLATAEDMAKIQPHLAAYEKAFAVSPSALSGEYFVLTPSTANPYRQLYTLN; this is encoded by the coding sequence ATGAAAATCGACGGGAATGGGATGCACTTTCAGGCATTGAATGATAAAATAAGAACAAGTCCGGACCGGGATATCGAGGTCGTCCATCTCCTGGGCCAGCGCTACATCGCAAGCGGGCTTTCCGGGAAAAATCTCACCCTTCGGGGCACGCCGGGCAACGCCCTGGGCAGCTACCTTGACGGGGGCGCCATCGAGGTGTTCGGCAACGCCCAGGACGGGCTGGGTGACACCATGAACGACGGCGAGATCATCGTCCACGGCCGCTGCGGCGACGCCGCCGGCTACGCCATGCGGGGCGGCCGCATCCTGATCGAAGGCGACGTGGGCTACCGGGCGGGCATCCATATGAAGGCTTATCGGGACAAGGTCCCGGTGCTGGTGGTGGGCGGCCGGGCCGGGAGCTTCCTTGGCGAATACCAGGCCGGCGGCCTCATCCTCGTGCTGGGCCTTGGCTCTTCGGAGCCGCCGGTGGGCGATTTCTGCGCCAGCGGCATGCACGGCGGGGCGATCTGCCTTCGCACCAAAACCCTGCCAAAGCTCCCCGCCCAGGTGAACGTTCACCTGGCCACGGCGGAGGACATGGCAAAAATCCAGCCCCACCTCGCCGCCTATGAAAAGGCCTTCGCCGTGAGCCCTTCCGCGCTTTCCGGCGAATACTTCGTCCTCACCCCCAGCACCGCGAATCCCTACCGTCAGCTCTACACCCTGAACTGA
- a CDS encoding glutamate synthase-related protein encodes MLNMLQPEYEVVRDKDRCTRCRICERQCANGVHRMDEAGGVMLSDSTKCVCCHRCVCLCPAGALKIVKTDHTFRESGSWKGQTISEIYRQAESGGVLLSSMGSPKEYPSYFDRILINASQVTNPSIDPLREPMETRVSLGKKPQTLRRDRSGRLVPSLPPQLRLSVPILFSAMSYGSISYNAHAALAQAAERLGTYYNTGEGGLHEDFYKYGKNTIVQVASGRFGVHPGYLRAGAAIEIKIGQGAKPGIGGHLPGGKIVGDVSRTRMIPEGSDAISPAPHHDIYSIEDLRQLVYSLKEATAYEKPVIVKIAAVHNVAAIASGVARSGADIIALDGFRGGTGAAPTRIRDNVGIPIELALAAVDQRLRDEGIRDEVSIIAGGSIRSAADVVKAIALGADGVYIATAALLALGCHLCRSCQQGRCNWGIATQRPELARRLDPALGQQRLVNLVTAWTHEIEEMMGGMGINAIEALRGNRLMLRGIGMTSRELAILGIKHAGE; translated from the coding sequence ATGCTTAACATGCTGCAGCCCGAATACGAGGTGGTCCGGGACAAGGACCGCTGCACCCGCTGCCGGATCTGTGAGCGGCAGTGCGCGAACGGGGTCCACCGCATGGACGAGGCGGGGGGCGTGATGCTCTCCGATTCCACGAAATGCGTGTGCTGCCACCGCTGCGTGTGCCTTTGCCCCGCCGGCGCCCTCAAGATCGTGAAGACGGACCACACCTTCCGGGAGAGCGGAAGCTGGAAGGGCCAAACTATCTCGGAGATCTACCGCCAGGCCGAATCCGGCGGCGTGCTGCTCTCCTCCATGGGCAGTCCCAAGGAGTACCCCAGCTACTTTGACCGCATCCTGATCAACGCCTCCCAGGTGACCAACCCCTCCATCGATCCCCTCCGGGAGCCCATGGAGACCCGGGTGAGCCTGGGCAAAAAGCCCCAAACCCTGCGGCGGGACCGGTCGGGCAGGCTGGTGCCCAGCCTCCCGCCCCAGCTCCGGCTCTCCGTGCCCATCCTCTTTTCCGCCATGTCCTACGGCTCCATCTCCTACAACGCCCACGCCGCGCTGGCCCAGGCGGCGGAGCGTCTCGGGACCTACTACAACACCGGCGAGGGCGGGCTGCACGAGGACTTCTATAAATATGGGAAGAACACCATCGTGCAGGTGGCCTCCGGCCGGTTCGGCGTCCATCCCGGGTATCTTCGGGCGGGCGCGGCCATCGAGATCAAGATCGGCCAGGGCGCCAAGCCGGGCATCGGCGGGCACCTGCCCGGCGGGAAGATCGTGGGCGACGTGTCCCGCACCCGCATGATCCCCGAAGGCTCGGACGCCATCTCCCCGGCTCCCCACCACGATATCTACTCCATCGAGGATCTCCGCCAGCTGGTCTATTCCTTGAAGGAGGCCACCGCCTACGAGAAGCCGGTGATCGTGAAGATCGCGGCGGTGCACAACGTGGCCGCCATCGCCTCGGGCGTCGCGAGAAGCGGCGCGGACATCATCGCCCTCGACGGCTTTCGGGGCGGCACCGGCGCGGCGCCCACCCGCATTCGGGACAACGTGGGCATCCCCATCGAACTGGCCCTCGCGGCGGTGGACCAGCGGCTCCGGGACGAGGGCATCCGGGACGAGGTGTCCATCATCGCCGGCGGGTCCATCCGCTCCGCCGCCGATGTGGTCAAAGCCATTGCCCTCGGGGCCGACGGGGTGTATATCGCAACGGCGGCCCTCCTCGCCCTCGGGTGCCACCTGTGCCGCTCCTGCCAGCAGGGCAGATGCAACTGGGGCATCGCCACCCAGCGCCCGGAACTGGCGCGGCGCCTCGATCCGGCGCTGGGCCAGCAGCGCCTGGTGAACCTCGTCACCGCCTGGACCCACGAAATCGAGGAGATGATGGGCGGCATGGGTATCAACGCTATCGAGGCTCTTCGGGGCAACCGGCTGATGCTCCGGGGCATCGGCATGACCAGCCGGGAGCTGGCCATCCTCGGGATCAAGCACGCCGGGGAATGA